From the genome of Desmodus rotundus isolate HL8 chromosome 2, HLdesRot8A.1, whole genome shotgun sequence, one region includes:
- the CCDC54 gene encoding coiled-coil domain-containing protein 54: MYRLQTKRVKAAAGQMWTSNLSKIRQSLKNVYHRCKNKHPDPTRNSTMTSYGCDQDDISTDEEVNVIAMLQDNKTAQIDLLGKMIDIVSAVSKIQKKTDFYQKQMEVLEARMNINDNKQCTTTKDVFSVKEEIVALKKKITELKTQSSCSSTHCLEVLEREKDKEIMEPLHKLIRPQTSENTLAPTDFGASSTEPEKVPSYSNPTDYLEEKIISPKIKFMKQSNYQETLRSFKKAKSNIYIYPDFSTWIKLTFVHGGKWGFFLSATKLEEFIQWLLSRPTVLPEAPQLITQRYCPLTGLIVSLTTICLSVFNYIYCLFGFSNEEVTRL, translated from the coding sequence ATGTACAGACTTCAAACCAAAAGGGTAAAAGCTGCTGCTGGGCAGATGTGGACATCAAATCTCTCTAAGATCAGACAATCTCTCAAAAATGTTTACCATAGATGTAAGAACAAGCATCCAGATCCAACTAGAAATTCAACTATGACTTCCTATGGTTGTGATCAAGATGACATCAGTACCGATGAAGAAGTGAATGTCATAGCAATGCTCCAGGATAATAAAACTGCCCAAATTGACCTCCTTGGGAAAATGATTGACATTGTCAGTGCAgtatcaaaaatccagaaaaagaccGACTTTTATCAGAAGCAGATGGAGGTCCTAGAAGCCAGAATGAACATTAATGACAACAAACAATGCACAACAACTAAAGATGTCTTCTCTGTGAAAGAAGAAATCgttgctttaaagaaaaagataacagAACTGAAAACCCAGAGTTCTTGCTCCAGCACTCATTGTTTAGAAgttctggaaagagaaaaggataaagaaatcATGGAACCACTTCACAAACTCATACGCCCACAAACTTCGGAGAACACACTGGCTCCTACAGACTTTGGAGCCTCTTCCACAGAACCAGAGAAAGTGCCCAGTTATTCCAATCCTACTGATTatcttgaggaaaaaataatttctcccaaaattaaatttatgaagCAAAGTAACTATCAAGAAACATTAAGAAGCTTTAAAAAGGCAaagtcaaatatttatatttatccaGACTTCAGTACATGGATCAAGCTAACTTTTGtccatggaggaaaatggggatttTTTCTCAGTGCTACCAAATTAGAAGAATTCATCCAGTGGCTTCTTTCTAGGCCAACCGTCCTTCCCGAAGCACCACAGCTCATAACCCAGAGATACTGTCCGCTCACTGGGCTTATTGTGAGCTTGACCACAATCTGTCTCTCTGTTTTCAACTACATTTACTGTCTTTTTGGCTTTTCAAATGAGGAAGTAACTCGACTATAG